From the Hordeum vulgare subsp. vulgare chromosome 1H, MorexV3_pseudomolecules_assembly, whole genome shotgun sequence genome, the window GATGCGCTCCGTCCGCGGGCGCTCTACCTCGGCCGCGCTCCTAGTGTGAGCGGTCGCCGACATCGCCGCGGTTGCACCGGCGGCGCCGCCGTCCGGCAACGGCGCGGCGAAGCCGCTCTCGTCCAAGAGGAACTCGGAGATGTCGAACTGCATCGCGGGGTCGGCGGCGATGGCCGGTGCAGCGGACGGCGTGGCGCCGAGCGTGGCGGAGAAGCTGGACGCGGTGCTGGAAGCGTTGGAGCTGGCTCCCCCGTGGGAGAAGTAGGAGGACATGAAAGAGAAGTAGCACCCGTCGCCCACCGCCTGCGCCTGCTGCTGGTAGAGCACTGGTGCCGCTCCGACTATCGCCATGACTGAGTTTGACGCCGGCGAGAACGCTTCGTATTTATAAGGCCCCCTAAATCGCCGGTGCTCAGCTGCTGCATGGATTGGGTTGAGGAGGCGCTGGCCGTGAGCTTGGTCGGCTTCCCGGTGAGCTTCGTGCTGAGAAGGTTCGGCGATGGTGTGTGGGTTGCCGCCCGCCGCCGCACACAGGCTCGTGCCACTTATGGCAGGGTCAGGGTGGGGGAATGGAATTGTCTCCGCAACAAAGACTTGAAGAAAGGTCTTCCGTGGCCACGTAGGAGGAGTGGGGCCCTCCCGACTCAATTCAAGCAATCAAGCCGCATTCTTTCGTTTGCGTTGCGCTCAAAactatttttttcagaccagccaACAAATTATAAATCGGTGCACAAACGCACAATATCTACTCCAATTTTacccctcaaaaaaaaaatattccAATTCTACATGTATACTACAGCCCGTTCTAATAAATTAATTAAAGTTTTAGCCTCCCTTGAATTCATATATTTTAAAAAAGTTTGTAGAAACATATATCAACATGCAAACTCCAAATTAATATTTTTATATTGTTTTACAAAATGTGTTTTCGTATTATGTATGGATGTTGTAGATTTTACCAtattttctactccctccgtctcaaaataagtgtcttaagcttagtactattttatactagagctagtacagagTTAAgagagttattttgggacgggagGAGTATAATTTTGGTCAATTTTTTATAAAAAAGTGAGCAAATACAAAAATAGAACTTGAGTTAGTTTAGGATGGAGGCAGTATTTACTATACCGAGCTGTATTCATTGAATTCACATATTTGATCGCGCAACTTCCAAAATTTGATACACTGTGGTTGATCGAAAATTCATAAAATTGTAGTCTTTCTTTGGTTGTTTGATTTTCTGCGACAACTAGGTGAGCTTAGACCGAGTCGGGGGTGGTGAAGGCACAAAGATTTTGTGAGGTAAGGCTTGTGTTTGGGGGTTTGTGGGGGTGTAAGTTTGGACCAAGCTAGATGGAACGACAACATTGAGCAGGGGTGAAGAGGGATTTAAGGTAAATGTTAGGGACTGACGATCATGTCACAACACAAACGGTAGGACAATCATAGGAATCAAAAGAGAGTCATTATAATCAACTGTCCAAATATCTAATCCCTCTAGTCGCATATCTAAGGCATTATGTTGACCAATCAAACATTCTTCTTTTTAACCAAGGCCATCAGTCATATATTAACCAAGTCACGGGCATTGCAAGAAAAACCCCAACATAAGTAAAAATTACAAACAAACCTAAAAAAAATTGTCGTTGTTTCTGAGTTGTACAAGTAGGTGTCGCGCCTTAAGCCTATATCTTGATACCTCACCTGCTCTGCGCCAATAGAGACTATCAATCTTTggaactagtggggacagggcctatagccccggcccgtaaggggctttagtcccggttcaccaaccgggactaaagggcgggACTAaatgcctaacctttagtcccggccctgttccaagccgggaccaaaggtgctccacgtggacgcatcggagcgccctcaggggcaggccctttagtcccgggtcttaacacgaaccgggactaaagagtttctgcagattttgtttattttagggttttagggtttaggtgttcgggagattaacgtgatgcctcgtttggtgttcgggaattagttttcatataattctaaatagaaataattatgcatatatatataagattaacttatcttacaagcgagcatatatatacaattatatggagatctgaattatcgggactagagccagtctattcgattacatggaccaacatcagtaatggcccctagctacactaaatcatcCTTTGTCATCTACAACTTTCGTCctaagaaaggtcgcaagctcctctgcaacagcaatcgtgcgttgctctggtagggacttctccctcatggccgtgtactatataagaagaggagatgaatatgaatatcaatcatgataacaaagaatgacgggtaaaaatagaggtgtgaatgttcattgcttacgtcgtatctgtgatccttgtgctcggaggtaaacgtgcgaatggtcttgcaaacatagtatccgcatagatgcgtcccccgtggctgctcgtcgcactttacgagaatagaatatatataatcaaaataataatctagcatcataaatgtattgaaaatagaagtatatcatactactacttacctgagccgctctaaaggtcagcttctcaggctcgataccgggagtcacgcacttgaaccgcttccaaaccctgcccgacaaggaaaatgatttgctaagtttttcattaattgatatatcagaaaatcatcgaaagagaccgatagagcgcaagaatgattgaaattacccttggagcatgtcctgcaggctttcgaactgttccaagggtctcgataatggatcgaaggcatcaactcttcccttatcaatttgaatgtccaacagaatccaatggaagctgcgcatgtatatatatatatgtgtgtgtgtgtgccagtaacttatcaattacacttataagtgaatggacacaacagagtaaataccctcacctgaagttgtatggaaacagtatgtggtcataaaatttttgatctgttagaaaccttagaaggttttcctccgtctccttgggtttatcagttagcgtggctatatgtattttatttgggtcaataaacccaatatttaagatgttcctatttttacatttcagaatcttcattctgcataatagagtacaagttatatgtagacaatgaattgaaatgactaaacaagttatatgtagacaacgaattaaaaaacttacagacaatagcaactcataagcgatttgtcgagggcgtcggcattgtacatctggaagagttcatcaaagtcgatatggatttcttcggggcggtcgtagtactcccgtgggacactcaccacgatcatcgttctcccattctttaattcacttaagtaccatgtatgcaagtaacgcatatttgttgggagatcatctttgctgaccaaaggcgctcccatgaaaaACTGTGgcctaggggctaccacagccttgggtaacctgtcgtcttgggaagccagaacgtcttcaaccgggataccccattcatccgcccacttctttgctaattccaaatcttgcccctgcaccagaggagggacattctcgggtaacaccctgaggggtgggatcgactgtttggcctgttgtctaagctgaggaacgtctgatctttttttgcttgtagttgaacttgatttgctcccactttcacttgcacgtgatctgctctttttcccttccttctacaatgtgcgtgtatagtcatcaggcttatggtgtaagtcatactgtgatggaaggttcgtgaagtattttgcaaatgctatttgcttctcggtgtattccgggcagggctcgggttccttctttttcatctacgcatcatgatgttcctttgctatcctcgcgttttcctcggcggtacgatcataaggtctgataggaagattagcatgaggtacctttgggagtggcgacagtttgcgctttggggagctccgttgcttagaaatcatcgacggagcgttcttgctggcacgcttccgattagtatccggagcgggcggcggcggagacggacgacccaagtctggcggcggtgatcgagatggactcgtgttgtgctggtcgtcgtcatgtggagggcttggaggtgatggaggtgtaggtgacctgcgacgactcggaggcggtgttgtccttggggtcgagcctggaagcttgatgtagttcttgtcccataggatgactccacccagtacttctccgagtgtcctctcatcttcgggtccagctatgtcgtgctccatatcatgaaaccccgccatgatttcatccaccctgactttagcaaagccagctggaatctcacggccatgccagcgtgcatcagggccaaaaggtaaagcttgtccgacggccaccttcatggatatgttcctgaatttctgatggagttcacatgatgttgactccttgattccatccacggggtagccgggaccgccctctatcattcttcgtacatcgtcgggcggggcctcagattcagccacgctgcttttccgcttagatggggcgccggtaatatcgagtgcaggatcttcctggcgtgctactcctctaagctcatcaatctgcttctgttgctcgttaatcc encodes:
- the LOC123417373 gene encoding probable WRKY transcription factor 50; protein product: MAIVGAAPVLYQQQAQAVGDGCYFSFMSSYFSHGGASSNASSTASSFSATLGATPSAAPAIAADPAMQFDISEFLLDESGFAAPLPDGGAAGATAAMSATAHTRSAAEVERPRTERIAFRTRSEIEILDDGYKWRKYGKKSVKNSPNPRNYYRCSTEGCDVKKRVERDRDDPAYVVTTYEGTHSHASPSTIYYASQDAASGRFFVAGTHPPPGSLN